The Nitrospira sp. genome includes a region encoding these proteins:
- a CDS encoding Rrf2 family transcriptional regulator: MLKISKKADYALMALQHIASVQFGDITPGRVVNTKEIAEEYNIPLELLAKVLQLLSKHGLIESHNGPKGGYLLARSARQITIAQILESIEGPLAITDCSHEKDGDFCMQREHCNIRTPLLKIQDSIYQLLNNMTLGDMMGGTPLISIQSPSAQGVER; this comes from the coding sequence ATGTTGAAGATATCAAAAAAAGCTGATTATGCGCTGATGGCACTCCAGCACATCGCCTCAGTACAGTTTGGTGATATCACTCCTGGTCGGGTGGTGAACACGAAAGAGATCGCTGAAGAATATAATATTCCGCTCGAGTTGTTAGCGAAGGTCCTTCAGCTTCTCTCAAAGCACGGCTTGATCGAGAGCCACAATGGTCCCAAGGGCGGTTATCTCCTGGCACGGAGCGCCAGACAGATCACTATCGCACAGATCCTCGAAAGCATCGAAGGCCCACTGGCCATCACTGATTGCTCACACGAAAAAGACGGAGACTTCTGCATGCAGCGTGAACACTGCAACATCCGCACGCCGCTCTTGAAAATCCAAGACAGCATCTACCAGTTACTGAACAACATGACGTTGGGAGACATGATGGGGGGGACGCCCCTGATTTCAATTCAGTCTCCTTCGGCACAAGGAGTTGAACGATGA
- a CDS encoding glutamine--tRNA ligase/YqeY domain fusion protein, translating to MTTPESSSASNFIRDLVVADHAAGKHGGRVVTRFPPEPNGYLHIGHAKSMALNFGLASEISGGICHLRFDDTNPTTEDPEYVRAIQDDVRWLGFDWHGKMFYASDYFEQLYAFAVVLIQKGNAYVDSLTPDQIREHRGTLTEPGRDSPYRARSIEENLSLFTRMRAGEFPDGAQVLRAKIDMGSPNINLRDPILYRIRHATHYRTGSTWCIYPSYDFAHPLSDAIEGITHSICTLEFEDHRPLYDWVVAEADAPHRPQQIEFARLTLTSAVMSKRKLLELVEKKLVTGWDDPRLPTLKGLRRRGVTPEAIRAFCEHIGVAKRDAIVEMQLFEHFIREDLNKRSPRVMGVLRPLKIVLDNYPDGLVEELEAINNPEDASAGTRKVPFSQILYIEQDDFKEDPPKQFYRLAPGREVRLRYGYIIKCVGVTKDPQTGAITELHCTYDPDTKSGSAQEQRKVKATIHWVSASHAVQAIIRLYQPLLLTDQAKPATDQDWTHSLNPQSLELLTDCWVEPSLRFAEPASRFQFERQGYFCVDPDSSSGTLIFNRTVSLKDAWAKVEKAQQAPQR from the coding sequence ATGACGACACCAGAGTCTTCATCCGCTTCGAATTTCATTCGCGATCTCGTGGTCGCTGACCATGCGGCAGGCAAGCACGGAGGCCGGGTTGTCACCAGATTTCCTCCCGAGCCCAATGGCTATCTCCACATCGGTCATGCCAAATCCATGGCCCTGAATTTTGGGTTGGCCAGTGAGATATCCGGTGGGATCTGTCATCTCCGATTCGACGATACAAACCCCACGACCGAGGATCCCGAGTATGTGCGGGCGATCCAGGACGATGTCCGATGGTTGGGATTTGATTGGCACGGTAAGATGTTTTATGCCTCCGACTATTTCGAGCAACTCTATGCCTTCGCGGTTGTCCTGATACAGAAAGGCAACGCCTATGTGGACAGCCTGACGCCCGATCAAATTCGAGAGCACCGTGGGACGCTCACCGAACCGGGCCGTGACAGTCCATATCGAGCCCGATCCATCGAGGAGAATCTGAGTCTGTTTACACGCATGCGAGCCGGAGAGTTTCCCGATGGAGCCCAGGTATTACGCGCCAAGATTGATATGGGTTCTCCCAACATCAACCTCCGCGACCCAATTCTCTACCGAATCCGCCATGCGACCCATTATCGGACCGGCTCCACCTGGTGCATCTACCCTTCGTATGATTTTGCCCACCCGCTGTCCGATGCAATCGAAGGCATTACGCACTCCATCTGTACCCTGGAGTTTGAGGATCACCGCCCGCTGTACGATTGGGTGGTCGCTGAAGCCGACGCGCCCCATCGCCCGCAGCAGATCGAATTTGCCAGACTGACCCTCACCTCGGCCGTCATGAGCAAGCGAAAACTGCTCGAACTGGTTGAGAAGAAACTGGTCACCGGGTGGGATGACCCTCGTCTTCCAACTTTGAAAGGTCTGCGTCGGCGAGGCGTGACTCCTGAGGCGATTCGGGCCTTTTGCGAACACATCGGCGTCGCCAAGCGCGACGCAATCGTCGAGATGCAGCTCTTTGAACACTTCATCAGGGAGGACCTCAACAAACGATCCCCGCGCGTGATGGGGGTGCTCCGCCCGTTGAAAATCGTGCTCGATAACTATCCGGACGGTCTCGTCGAAGAGCTTGAGGCCATCAACAATCCTGAAGACGCATCCGCCGGAACCAGGAAGGTGCCCTTCTCACAAATCCTGTACATCGAGCAGGATGATTTCAAGGAAGACCCGCCGAAACAGTTTTATCGCCTGGCTCCAGGTCGTGAAGTCCGGTTGCGCTATGGGTACATTATCAAGTGTGTCGGTGTAACGAAGGACCCGCAAACCGGTGCGATCACCGAACTCCATTGCACCTACGATCCTGACACCAAAAGCGGATCAGCGCAGGAGCAGCGTAAGGTGAAGGCTACCATTCACTGGGTCTCGGCGTCGCATGCCGTTCAGGCGATCATCCGTCTCTATCAGCCGTTACTCCTCACCGACCAAGCGAAACCTGCGACCGATCAAGACTGGACACACTCCCTGAACCCCCAGTCTCTTGAACTGCTGACCGATTGCTGGGTTGAGCCAAGCCTTCGTTTCGCCGAACCCGCCTCCCGATTCCAGTTCGAGCGCCAAGGGTACTTCTGTGTCGACCCGGACTCATCATCCGGCACCCTCATCTTCAACCGGACCGTGTCGCTCAAAGATGCATGGGCCAAGGTTGAAAAGGCTCAGCAAGCTCCCCAGCGCTAG
- the gltX gene encoding glutamate--tRNA ligase gives MSEIRVRFAPSPTGFLHIGGVRTALFNWLFARQQKGVFILRIEDTDQSRSTTESIQAIIDGMKWVGLDWDEGPFRQTERMDLYRSHAMKLLETGHAYWCICKAEELEARRNEAEAKGLSPRYDGRCRNAQITTPPADAALRFKAPQEGHIIVDDLIKGKITFENSAADDLIILRSNGYPTYNFSVVVDDALMRITHVVRGDDHLTNTPRQIPIFEALGFAVPRFGHLPMILGSDKTRLSKRHGATSIMAYKDMGYLPDAMVNYLVRLGWSHGDQELFTRQELIEKFSWGHVQKAAAVFNPDKLLWVNAEYIKTSPPSSVAKALVPLLEQAGLTMEAEAVSEEWLAQLVVLVKERAKTLIDMVEWVKPYFGQVAPFEEEAAKKFLTPAVAPLLQRLVTRFEAFPSFSKPAWEESFKKLVEEEGIKMGALAQPVRVALTGRTASPGLFEVMEVLGRERTLFRLRKGIEHVSIG, from the coding sequence ATGAGTGAGATTCGCGTTCGATTCGCTCCAAGCCCGACAGGCTTTTTGCACATCGGCGGTGTGCGCACGGCCCTCTTCAACTGGCTCTTTGCACGCCAGCAGAAGGGTGTTTTTATTCTTCGCATCGAGGATACCGATCAAAGCCGGTCGACCACTGAGTCCATTCAGGCCATTATCGACGGAATGAAATGGGTGGGGCTCGACTGGGATGAAGGGCCGTTCCGTCAAACGGAACGGATGGATTTGTATCGCAGCCATGCCATGAAGTTACTTGAGACGGGGCACGCGTACTGGTGTATCTGTAAGGCGGAAGAACTGGAGGCTCGGCGAAATGAGGCTGAAGCCAAAGGGCTTTCTCCTCGCTATGACGGCCGCTGTCGAAATGCGCAGATCACCACTCCTCCTGCTGATGCCGCGCTCCGCTTTAAGGCGCCGCAAGAGGGGCACATTATCGTCGATGATCTGATTAAAGGCAAAATTACCTTCGAGAACAGTGCCGCCGATGACCTCATTATTCTTCGATCCAACGGCTACCCGACCTACAATTTTTCGGTCGTCGTCGACGATGCATTAATGCGCATCACGCATGTTGTGCGGGGGGACGACCATCTGACCAACACGCCGCGGCAGATTCCGATTTTCGAAGCCTTGGGGTTTGCCGTTCCGCGCTTTGGTCATCTCCCGATGATTCTGGGCTCGGACAAAACGAGGCTCTCCAAACGCCACGGGGCGACGTCGATCATGGCCTATAAGGACATGGGATATCTGCCCGACGCCATGGTGAATTACCTGGTTCGACTTGGTTGGTCCCACGGCGATCAAGAACTCTTTACTCGGCAGGAGCTCATCGAAAAGTTCTCGTGGGGTCATGTCCAGAAGGCAGCAGCCGTGTTCAATCCGGACAAGCTACTCTGGGTAAATGCCGAATACATTAAAACGAGCCCACCGAGCTCTGTGGCCAAGGCCCTGGTGCCATTGCTGGAACAAGCAGGGTTGACGATGGAGGCCGAAGCGGTATCGGAGGAGTGGCTCGCACAGCTGGTGGTCTTGGTGAAGGAACGGGCGAAGACGTTGATCGACATGGTGGAGTGGGTAAAGCCCTATTTCGGACAAGTTGCTCCATTCGAGGAAGAGGCGGCTAAGAAATTTCTTACACCGGCGGTGGCTCCGTTGCTGCAGAGGCTGGTCACGCGCTTTGAGGCGTTCCCCAGCTTTTCCAAACCAGCATGGGAAGAAAGCTTCAAAAAGCTGGTCGAAGAGGAAGGTATCAAAATGGGCGCATTGGCCCAGCCGGTTCGCGTGGCACTCACCGGGCGAACGGCAAGCCCAGGACTTTTTGAGGTGATGGAAGTCTTGGGACGGGAGCGGACGCTGTTTCGTTTGAGAAAAGGAATCGAACATGTCTCGATAGGCTGA
- a CDS encoding 2Fe-2S iron-sulfur cluster binding domain-containing protein, with protein MGGTNPYIEKADYELPKVSYSITFIQPNGSSTTVAVDPEKIPYGVTGLPGSILDIAMSHGVDLEHVCGGVCACSTCHVIVKQGLESCNEGTDDEYDQLDEAPMTTLQSRLGCQCVPNGKADIVVEIPAVNKNLVREGH; from the coding sequence ATGGGTGGGACGAACCCGTACATTGAGAAAGCCGATTACGAACTTCCTAAGGTCTCCTATTCCATCACATTCATTCAGCCCAACGGAAGCTCAACCACTGTTGCGGTTGATCCGGAAAAGATTCCCTATGGTGTCACTGGGCTGCCAGGGAGCATTTTAGATATCGCTATGAGCCATGGCGTGGATCTGGAGCATGTCTGTGGTGGAGTCTGTGCCTGTTCGACCTGTCACGTGATTGTGAAACAGGGTTTGGAAAGTTGTAATGAAGGCACCGATGACGAATATGATCAACTGGATGAGGCTCCTATGACAACGCTCCAGTCTCGTCTGGGTTGCCAATGTGTCCCGAATGGAAAGGCGGATATCGTCGTCGAAATTCCCGCCGTGAATAAGAATCTCGTCAGGGAGGGACACTAA
- a CDS encoding DNA gyrase inhibitor YacG, whose amino-acid sequence MRCPICRRPTTWKGNSWRPFCSERCQMIDLGTWATEHYRIPGPSLTTEWTILESSESQNGTDSPQPSA is encoded by the coding sequence ATGCGTTGCCCAATCTGTCGCAGGCCTACAACGTGGAAAGGCAACTCCTGGCGTCCTTTCTGCTCAGAACGTTGCCAGATGATCGATTTAGGAACGTGGGCCACCGAACATTATCGCATCCCAGGTCCGAGCTTGACCACGGAATGGACCATTCTGGAATCATCCGAAAGTCAGAACGGTACAGACAGCCCCCAGCCGAGCGCTTGA
- a CDS encoding NAD(P)-dependent alcohol dehydrogenase: protein MFPTKGYAAMAAKEKLQPFSFERRDVGPHDVLIAISHCGICHSDIHQARNEWGISLFPMVPGHEIVGTVAQVGTAVNTFKIGDRAGVGCFVDSCRTCTACREGLEQYCSGGTLWTYSGQDKAGQITQGGYSAQIVVDERYVLRIPATLSLAGAAPLLCAGITTYSPLRQWGIGRYHKLAVVGLGGLGHMAVKIAKAMGTEVTVLSTSESKRQDAKRLGAANFAVTSDPHTFTKLQGYFHYVLDTVSAPHDYNAYLNLLKTDGTMILVGAPEVPTPVQAFSLIFKRRRLAGSLIGGIKETQRMLDFCAQHQVESDVEVIPIQQVNEAYERVLRGDVKFRFVIDMASLQ from the coding sequence ATGTTCCCGACCAAAGGCTATGCCGCAATGGCCGCAAAGGAAAAATTGCAGCCGTTTTCGTTTGAACGGCGCGATGTCGGTCCACATGATGTATTGATTGCGATCTCGCACTGCGGCATCTGCCATTCCGATATCCATCAAGCTCGCAACGAATGGGGTATCTCACTCTTCCCGATGGTGCCCGGCCATGAGATCGTCGGAACCGTCGCGCAAGTCGGAACAGCGGTGAATACGTTTAAGATTGGCGATCGAGCCGGTGTCGGGTGTTTCGTGGACTCCTGCCGAACCTGTACGGCCTGCCGAGAAGGGCTAGAACAATACTGTAGCGGGGGCACCCTCTGGACCTACAGTGGGCAAGACAAGGCAGGCCAGATCACCCAGGGCGGTTACTCAGCCCAGATTGTCGTGGATGAGCGGTACGTCCTCCGAATCCCAGCGACGCTTTCGTTGGCGGGAGCGGCTCCATTGCTCTGTGCGGGTATTACGACCTACTCCCCCCTACGGCAATGGGGGATCGGTCGCTATCACAAACTGGCCGTCGTCGGCCTTGGCGGGCTTGGCCACATGGCGGTAAAAATCGCCAAGGCGATGGGAACGGAGGTGACGGTCTTGAGCACCTCGGAGAGTAAACGGCAGGATGCGAAGCGGCTGGGAGCGGCAAACTTTGCAGTGACATCAGACCCTCACACATTTACGAAACTCCAAGGGTATTTCCACTACGTCCTCGACACGGTTTCCGCCCCGCACGATTACAACGCCTACCTAAACCTCCTCAAAACCGACGGGACCATGATCCTCGTTGGGGCACCGGAAGTACCGACTCCGGTCCAGGCCTTTTCACTCATTTTCAAACGACGGCGCCTAGCCGGCTCTCTGATCGGCGGCATCAAAGAAACACAGCGCATGCTCGACTTCTGCGCCCAACACCAAGTCGAGTCCGACGTGGAAGTGATTCCCATCCAACAGGTGAACGAAGCCTACGAACGGGTCCTCCGAGGCGACGTGAAGTTTCGATTCGTGATCGACATGGCGTCGTTGCAATAA